One Solidesulfovibrio fructosivorans JJ] DNA window includes the following coding sequences:
- a CDS encoding TrmB family transcriptional regulator: MTIDPQELTALGLTAYEAGAYLALLGRPELTSAEVAARAGIPRQRVYDVLASLVAKGLCLARDVSPRAFVAVDPAVGLDLLAREREAALARERETTKALAARLATDLGPLFASGRGQNDPLAYVEVLSGATRIAHRALALAREAKRSVASCITGPMILSVEQNTTFMQAPLGRGLGYRALCDAAIMDDPELGGLLETLCGQGLALRVADSLPLKMQAFDDEVALLSMQDPAGGPPSFTAVVIYNRGVAAMLSLAFEALWQAARPL; this comes from the coding sequence ATGACGATCGATCCGCAGGAACTGACGGCCCTGGGGCTGACGGCCTACGAGGCCGGAGCGTATCTGGCCCTGCTCGGCCGGCCGGAGCTGACGTCGGCCGAAGTGGCGGCCCGGGCCGGCATCCCCAGACAGCGCGTGTACGACGTGCTGGCCTCCCTGGTCGCCAAGGGGCTGTGTCTGGCCCGGGACGTTTCGCCCAGGGCCTTTGTGGCCGTGGACCCGGCGGTGGGGCTCGACTTGCTGGCCCGGGAACGGGAGGCGGCCCTGGCCCGGGAGCGGGAGACGACCAAAGCCCTGGCGGCGCGTCTGGCCACGGACCTGGGGCCCCTCTTTGCCTCGGGCCGGGGACAAAACGATCCCCTGGCCTATGTCGAGGTGCTTTCGGGCGCGACCCGCATTGCTCATCGGGCGCTTGCCCTGGCCCGGGAGGCCAAGCGGTCGGTCGCCTCGTGCATCACCGGGCCCATGATTTTGTCCGTGGAGCAAAACACCACCTTCATGCAGGCGCCGCTTGGCCGGGGGCTTGGCTACCGGGCTCTTTGCGATGCGGCCATTATGGACGATCCGGAACTGGGGGGCCTGCTGGAGACGCTTTGCGGCCAGGGGCTGGCGCTTCGCGTGGCCGACTCGCTGCCGCTTAAGATGCAGGCCTTCGACGACGAGGTGGCGTTGCTTTCCATGCAGGATCCGGCCGGCGGGCCGCCGAGTTTCACGGCGGTGGTCATTTATAACCGGGGGGTGGCGGCCATGCTTTCCCTGGCCTTCGAAGCGTTGTGGCAAGCGGCAAGGCCCCTGTGA
- a CDS encoding GNAT family N-acetyltransferase, whose protein sequence is MASAMETGGTRRDGMGRVLAGGGVSIRSGYEPGIVGRVGELHGRYYATAWGAGAPFEILATRDMCAFIEGYDPERDLMLGAYSEGRMVGSIAILGRKPGPDGVQLRFFIVDPAWHGHGVGKALLHAALAWCRERGYGKVFLWTVDGLPASRRLYEKAGFRIVAREPDDRYTVLRDNLKMELDLSAAGH, encoded by the coding sequence ATGGCAAGCGCAATGGAAACGGGCGGCACGCGCCGGGATGGCATGGGACGGGTGTTGGCCGGCGGCGGGGTCTCTATCCGCAGCGGCTACGAGCCGGGCATCGTCGGCCGGGTGGGCGAGCTGCACGGCCGCTATTACGCCACGGCTTGGGGCGCGGGCGCGCCCTTCGAGATATTGGCCACGCGGGACATGTGCGCGTTTATCGAGGGCTACGACCCCGAGCGCGACCTCATGCTCGGGGCCTACAGCGAGGGGCGTATGGTGGGCTCCATCGCCATCCTCGGCCGCAAGCCCGGTCCGGACGGGGTGCAGCTTCGGTTTTTCATCGTGGACCCGGCCTGGCACGGCCACGGCGTGGGCAAGGCGCTGCTCCATGCCGCCCTGGCCTGGTGCCGGGAACGGGGCTACGGCAAGGTGTTTCTCTGGACCGTGGACGGCCTGCCCGCCTCGCGCCGGCTGTACGAGAAGGCCGGCTTCCGGATTGTCGCCCGGGAGCCGGACGACCGGTACACGGT